One window of Diabrotica undecimpunctata isolate CICGRU chromosome 8, icDiaUnde3, whole genome shotgun sequence genomic DNA carries:
- the LOC140448797 gene encoding uncharacterized protein, which yields MGELPATRITQYLPFINIGTDFAGPFLLKDRLTRGSKLIKSYVCIFVYLSTKAVHLEVTSDLTTACFLAAFRRFVSRRVKSGKVYSDNGNTYVGAKKEVQSLDNFLKNQAISEEFNSYFTEQGVDWHFIPSRAPNFGGIWEAGVKSFKFHFKRVVGEAHLNLEEFHTVLVQVESMLNSRPLSL from the coding sequence ATGGGAGAATTACCAGCTACACGAATAACACAATATTTACCTTTCATTAATATAGGAACGGATTTCGCTGGTCCGTTTTTGTTAAAAGATCGATTGACTAGAGGTTCTAAATTAATAAAAAGCTATGtatgtatatttgtatatttgtcGACAAAGGCTGTGCACCTAGAGGTTACATCTGATCTAACCACTGCTTGTTTTCTAGCTGCTTTTAGACGATTTGTGAGCAGACGTGTAAAATCAGGTAAGGTTTATTCAGATAATGGAAATACATATGTAGGTGCAAAAAAGGAAGTACAAAGTCTTGATAACTTTCTCAAAAATCAAGCGATATCGGAAGAATTTAATAGTTACTTCACCGAGCAAGGAGTAGATTGGCATTTCATACCTTCCAGAGCGCCAAATTTCGGAGGGATCTGGGAAGCCGGGGTTAAgagttttaaatttcattttaagAGGGTTGTGGGAGAAGCACATTTAAATCTAGAAGAATTTCACACAGTACTAGTTCAAGTCGAATCAATGCTTAATTCACGTCCTTTATCCCTATAA
- the LOC140448798 gene encoding uncharacterized protein, whose protein sequence is MTSQVLLSTALVNIKDSQGNVHECRALLDNGSQSNFVTRFCEKLNISMESVNFKIIGVEQAISKLNYQVKLNISSCTSDFNSIIDCLVLENITDKLPTTSFNKNILKIPKDIKLADHTYNRAREIDLLIGSSVFWEILQLDRIQLEDSKIVLQETKLGWILGGVISSTSSQVETHASNFSSELSQEQAIDKILLKFWEIEDVHSSVKTIISEEEQYCETYFKNTFKRSADNKFIVSIPFKENLTDLGNSRKSALQRYFSQEIPLQRYFSQESRLLKNLELKRDYDMFMQEYLQSGHMSAIDEEREQQLAYYMPHHAVIRKTNKTTRVRVVFDASMKSESGLSLNEVQCVGPTLQNDLFSIVLRFRKYQFVMTADISKMYRMIHVSPEQRKLQRIFWRQNAANDLKCYQLNTVTYGTASAPYLAVRCLTQLASEHEKSNPKATESIKRSFCMDDYLEGANSEHELLTLQAQVTSILASAGFQLRKWLCNKRRLLTKFQVDTSLESSVLNINNGETNKTLGIFWDSESDSIKYSLPVFKTYQAITKRVILSSISQIFDPLGLLGPIVIVLKLLMQSLWHGRFDWDENLPEEIVNV, encoded by the coding sequence ATGACATCACAAGTGCTTCTGTCAACAGCCTTGGTCAATATTAAGGACAGCCAAGGCAATGTACATGAGTGTAGGGCTCTGTTAGACAATGGATCACAAAGCAACTTTGTAACAAGATTTtgtgaaaaattaaatataagtatGGAGTcggttaattttaaaataataggaGTAGAGCAAGCGATATCCAAGTTAAATTATCAAGTAAAGCTAAATATATCTTCTTGTACAAGCGATTTCAATTCAATTATAGATTGTTTAGTGTTAGAAAATATTACCGACAAGCTACCTACCACCtcatttaataaaaacattttaaaaataccaaaggATATTAAATTGGCTGACCATACTTACAATCGAGCGAGAGAAATTGACCTGTTAATAGGATCATCTGTATTCTGGGAAATATTACAATTGGACAGGATTCAATTAGAAGATAGCAAAATTGTTCTACAAGAGACAAAATTAGGATGGATCTTGGGCGGCGTGATAAGCTCAACGTCTAGCCAGGTAGAAACGCATGCTAGCAATTTTTCCAGCGAGTTGAGCCAGGAGCAGGCTATTGATAAAATACTGTTGAAATTCTGGGAGATAGAAGATGTTCATTCTAGTGTAAAAACGATTATTTCAGAAGAAGAGCAATATTGCGAAACgtatttcaaaaatacattcAAGCGATCAGCGGACAATAAATTCATTGTATCGATTCCATTTAAGGAAAATTTAACAGATCTAGGTAATTCACGTAAGAGTGCTTTACAAAGATATTTTTCACAAGAAATCCCGTTACAAAGATATTTTTCACAAGAAAGTAGGCTCTTAAAAAATCTCGAGCTAAAACGCGATTATGATATGTTTATGCAAGAGTACTTACAATCGGGACATATGAGTGCGATTGATGAAGAACGAGAGCAACAATTAGCTTACTATATGCCTCATCATGCAGTTATTCGCAAAACAAATAAAACTACACGTGTTCGAGTAGTATTTGATGCTTCAATGAAATCGGAATCTGGTCTGTCTCTTAATGAGGTACAATGTGTGGGACCGACCTTGCAAAATGATCTTTTTTCAATAGTTCTCCGGTTTCGAAAGTATCAATTTGTTATGACTGCAGATATATCAAAGATGTATCGAATGATTCACGTATCTCCCGAACAACGTAAACTACAGAGAATATTTTGGAGACAAAACGCAGCCAACGACTTAAAATGTTATCAGCTGAACACAGTGACGTACGGTACGGCTTCAGCTCCTTATTTAGCTGTACGCTGTCTAACACAATTAGCAAGTGAACATGAAAAAAGTAATCCTAAAGCGACTGAATCGATAAAAAGGTCTTTCTGTATGGATGATTATCTAGAAGGAGCAAATAGTGAGCATGAATTACTGACTTTACAAGCTCAAGTGACATCCATTTTAGCGAGTGCAGGATTTCAACTCAGGAAATGGCTATGTAACAAAAGACGATTATTGACAAAATTCCAAGTAGATACGAGCTTGGAATCAAGTGTCTTAAATATAAACAATGGAGAGACGAACAAGACATTAGGGATATTCTGGGACTCTGAATCTGATTCCATAAAATATTCCTTGCCAGTATTTAAAACTTACCAAGCTATCACGAAACGCGTTATATTGTCGTCTATTTCGCAGATTTTTGACCCTCTAGGTCTACTCGGTCCTATTGTAAtagttttgaaattattaatgCAATCACTATGGCACGGGCGGTTCGATTGGGATGAGAATCTTCCCGAAGAAATAGTTAATGTATAG